One window of Dama dama isolate Ldn47 chromosome 30, ASM3311817v1, whole genome shotgun sequence genomic DNA carries:
- the LOC133049710 gene encoding uncharacterized protein LOC133049710: protein MLNNIPGPVLVILKPSSHVHSLGRRATPPSRGASASLPSQFALQQHQLHCEDRTPHPAPPRPALLPHAPTSCPMPRPAPPRPALLPPRPALLPTPRPAPPTQPCSPHAPPCSPHAPPSCPHAPPSCPTPRPPAPHPALLPHTPPCSPHAPPCSPTPRPAPHAPPCSPHAALLPPRSPAPPTPRPAPHAPPCFPHTALLPPRPALLPTPRPAPPTPRPPAPTPRPPAPTPRPPAPRPALLPPRPTLLPHAPPCSPHAPPCSPHAPPCSPRPALLPHAALLSRPPCLLSNVLSTTLVALALFCSFQRPLR from the coding sequence ATGCTTAATAATATACCAGGCCCTGTGCTAGTCATCTTGAAACCATCATCTCATGTCCACAGCCTGGGAAGACGGGCCACTCCACCCTCCCGCGGAGCCTCAGCCAGCCTTCCCTCCCAGTTCGCGCTCCAGCAGCATCAGCTGCACTGCGAGGACCGCACCCCACACCCTGCTCCCCCACGCCCCGCCCTGCTCCCCCACGCCCCGACCTCCTGCCCCATGCCCCGCCCTGCTCCCCCACGTCCCGCCCTGCTCCCCCCACGCCCCGCCCTGCTCCCCACGCCCCGCCCTGCTCCCCCCACGCAGCCCTGCTCCCCCCACGCCCCGCCCTGCTCCCCCCACGCCCCGCCCTCCTGCCCCCACGCCCCGCCCTCCTGCCCCACGCCCCGCCCTCCTGCCCCACACCCCGCCCTCCTGCCCCACACCCCGCCCTGCTCCCCCCACGCCCCGCCCTGCTCCCCCACGCCCCGCCCTGCTCCCCACGCCCCGCCCTGCTCCCCCCACGCAGCCCTGCTCCCCCCACGCAGCCCTGCTCCCCCCACGCCCCGCCCTGCTCCCCACGCCCCGCCCTGCTTCCCCCACACAGCCCTGCTCCCCCCACGCCCCGCCCTGCTCCCCACGCCCCGCCCTGCTCCCCCCACGCCCCGCCCTCCTGCCCCCACGCCCCGCCCTCCTGCCCCCACGCCCCGCCCTCCTGCCCCACGCCCCGCCCTCCTGCCCCCACGCCCCACCCTCCTGCCCCACGCCCCGCCCTGCTCCCCCCACGCCCCGCCCTGCTCCCCCCACGCCCCGCCCTGCTCCCCACGCCCCGCCCTGCTCCCCCACGCAGCCCTGCTGAGCCGCCCACCCTGCCTCCTTTCCAATGTTCTCTCCACAACACTGGTCGCTCTGGCACTGTTCTGTTCCTTCCAACGTCCACTCAGATAA